The Nomia melanderi isolate GNS246 chromosome 7, iyNomMela1, whole genome shotgun sequence genome includes a window with the following:
- the Urm1 gene encoding ubiquitin-related modifier 1 produces MSSEKSETSVSIEFGGGAELLFDKKKNYEVNLPGNDWTIQRLLFWMKDNLLKERPELFLQGDTVRPGILVLVNSTDWELLGEAKYKLCSGDSILFLSTLHGG; encoded by the exons atgtcTTCAGAAAAAAGTGAAACTTCCGTCAGCATTGAATTCGG GGGAGGGGCAGAACTACTtttcgataaaaagaaaaattatgagGTGAACTTACCTGGTAACGACT GGACTATACAAAGGTTACTCTTTTGGATGAAAGATAACCTCCTGAAGGAACGACCGGAACTTTTTCTACAAGGGGACACTGT ACGACCAGGTATCTTGGTTCTTGTAAATTCCACAGATTGGGAATTATTG GGGGAAGCGAAGTACAAATTATGCTCCGGTGACTCGATACTGTTCCTATCTACGTTACACGGCGGATAG